One Corythoichthys intestinalis isolate RoL2023-P3 chromosome 9, ASM3026506v1, whole genome shotgun sequence DNA window includes the following coding sequences:
- the inka2 gene encoding PAK4-inhibitor INKA2 gives MSKKKSMDVCLRRLKQELVSMKEAGDGLHAQMNSMMGALQELKLLQVQTALNNLNLSARHLHDTTVSDTSASEADPRLCLSNNPSTSPEPSTDFSQSRTSEGTLSSSSSSLEMERSEEGDMEAVPQRWSGYVAPQADFYGPTVGNPPPEPYMQPSKRNQPVDLPGILYSLSREGPSLDNDYSQDSTDDAGDWTSSLMNRSRNRQPLVLGDNIFADLVGNWLDLPAIEPEESGEEGVKRAADEGNDRPDTPAHPLRLSRSQEICRKFSLTTNIFKKFLRGVRPDRDKLLKERPGWMAPELCEGNLVKRPKKSVSKSSKGSFYLPFWANGPQGKVQLDTHPSNQTHIQQYQEKPFTGIYLDRRRPEGRQRKMQPLFDYNTAVWV, from the coding sequence GTGTCCATGAAGGAAGCAGGAGATGGCCTCCATGCTCAGATGAATTCCATGATGGGAGCGCTCCAGGAACTCAAGCTCCTTCAGGTTCAAACCGCTCTAAACAACCTCAACCTGTCAGCTCGACATCTGCACGATACAACAGTTTCGGACACCAGTGCTTCAGAAGCAGATCCCAGATTGTGCTTGTCCAACAATCCCAGCACAAGTCCTGAGCCGTCAACAGATTTCTCACAAAGCAGAACCAGTGAAGGGACACTGTCCTCATCCAGCTCCAGTCTGGAAATGGAGAGAAGTGAGGAAGGAGACATGGAAGCTGTACCACAGAGATGGTCGGGCTACGTGGCACCGCAAGCGGATTTCTACGGACCCACGGTGGGCAACCCTCCACCCGAGCCATACATGCAGCCTTCCAAGCGCAACCAACCGGTGGATCTGCCAGGCATCCTCTACAGCCTCTCCAGAGAAGGTCCGTCGCTGGATAACGACTACTCCCAAGACAGCACGGATGATGCCGGTGACTGGACTTCCTCTCTCATGAACCGAAGCCGCAATCGCCAACCCCTAGTGTTGGGCGATAACATCTTCGCCGACCTTGTTGGCAACTGGCTGGACTTGCCAGCGATTGAACCGGAAGAATCAGGGGAAGAGGGGGTGAAGAGAGCAGCAGATGAGGGCAATGACAGACCCGACACCCCGGCACACCCGCTGCGCCTCAGCCGATCACAGGAGATCTGCAGGAAGTTCTCACTCACAACCAATATTTTCAAGAAGTTCCTTCGAGGCGTACGACCTGACAGGGACAAGCTGCTCAAAGAGCGGCCTGGCTGGATGGCTCCAGAGCTCTGTGAGGGCAACCTAGTCAAGAGGCCTAAAAAATCAGTTTCAAAAAGCTCCAAAGGGAGCTTTTACCTGCCTTTCTGGGCCAATGGACCACAGGGAAAAGTGCAGCTAGACACACATCCAAGTAACCAAACCCATATTCAGCAGTACCAAGAGAAGCCGTTTACAGGGATTTACTTAGACCGGAGACGGCCGGAGGGCAGACAGCGGAAAATGCAACCCTTGTTTGACTACAACACAGCTGTGTGGGTCTGA